In Aquimarina sp. TRL1, a single window of DNA contains:
- a CDS encoding DUF3347 domain-containing protein: MKTSVVKIIVVAISFGIFSCGKDKKEPVNKTSVTVAVEEDKPIVDINKTSTKSTVVFADPKTQKLYGAYLQIKRGLVNSDLKGVKNAAKELEGVIGEDTSLKQLKATASLMSLTKELTKQRDFLVGLTEEMERILKGVEITSGEIYKQFCPMAFEGKGGYWLSDSKEVRNPYYGDKMLKCGSVEKTIQ, from the coding sequence ATGAAAACATCAGTAGTAAAAATAATAGTAGTGGCAATTTCTTTTGGAATTTTTTCATGTGGAAAAGACAAAAAAGAGCCCGTAAACAAAACGTCGGTAACAGTAGCAGTAGAAGAAGATAAACCAATTGTTGATATCAATAAAACATCAACAAAAAGTACCGTTGTGTTTGCAGATCCTAAGACTCAAAAGCTGTATGGGGCTTATTTGCAGATAAAAAGAGGGTTGGTGAATTCTGATCTCAAAGGGGTGAAAAATGCAGCGAAAGAATTAGAAGGAGTGATAGGAGAAGATACTTCTTTAAAGCAATTAAAAGCTACAGCAAGTCTGATGAGTCTGACCAAAGAATTGACAAAACAACGTGATTTTCTCGTGGGACTTACAGAAGAGATGGAAAGAATCCTTAAGGGGGTAGAGATTACTTCTGGAGAGATATATAAACAGTTTTGTCCGATGGCTTTTGAAGGAAAAGGAGGGTATTGGTTATCCGATTCTAAGGAAGTTAGGAATCCGTATTACGGAGATAAAATGCTGAAATGTGGAAGTGTAGAAAAAACAATTCAATGA
- the groES gene encoding co-chaperone GroES yields MGVNIKPLSDRVVIEPLPAETKTASGLFIPDSAQEKQQKGKVAAVGSGKKDHDMTVKVGDTVLYGKYSGTELKLDGKDYLIMREDDILAIV; encoded by the coding sequence ATGGGAGTAAACATTAAACCTCTTTCAGACCGTGTTGTAATAGAGCCTCTTCCGGCAGAAACGAAGACAGCATCGGGATTATTTATCCCTGATTCCGCACAAGAAAAACAACAAAAAGGTAAGGTAGCTGCCGTAGGTAGTGGTAAAAAAGACCATGACATGACTGTTAAAGTTGGTGACACCGTACTTTATGGTAAGTATTCCGGTACTGAATTAAAATTAGACGGAAAAGACTATTTAATTATGCGTGAGGATGATATCCTAGCAATCGTTTAA
- a CDS encoding sigma-54-dependent Fis family transcriptional regulator, which translates to MESVQATKQRFGIIGNDPKLNRAIEKAIQVAPTDISVLVTGESGVGKESVPKIIHSLSHRKHGKYIAVNCGAIPEGTIDSELFGHEKGAFTGATQTRAGYFEVADGGTIFLDEVGELPLTTQVRLLRVLENGEFIKVGSSKVQKTNVRIVAATNVNMFEAIKKGKFREDLYYRLSTVEILLPPLRERKGDIHLLFRKFAADFAIKYKMPTIRLNDEAVILLEKYHWSGNIRQLRNIAEQISVLEQNRAINAPTLNGYLPNIGSTLPAVVSSTKSESDFSNEREILYKVLFDMKSDLNDLKKLTMELMQSGNSQQVQKENEGLIQKIYGNNEEPVHFQEPTPPTPEVLEISSHTPITTKEEDKYHFAEEIEEEEALSLQDIELELIKKSLERHKGKRKAAAEELGISERTLYRKIKQYNL; encoded by the coding sequence ATGGAATCTGTTCAAGCTACGAAACAACGCTTTGGCATCATCGGTAATGACCCGAAACTCAATCGCGCTATAGAAAAAGCTATCCAGGTAGCCCCTACAGATATCTCTGTATTGGTAACTGGAGAAAGTGGAGTAGGAAAGGAAAGTGTTCCTAAAATTATTCATTCTCTTTCTCACAGAAAACACGGAAAATATATTGCCGTTAACTGTGGAGCTATTCCCGAAGGAACAATTGACAGTGAATTATTTGGTCATGAAAAAGGAGCGTTTACCGGAGCTACTCAAACCAGAGCGGGATATTTCGAAGTAGCCGACGGAGGTACAATTTTTCTTGATGAAGTCGGGGAACTCCCGTTAACAACTCAGGTCAGACTTCTCAGGGTGCTGGAAAACGGAGAGTTCATTAAAGTTGGATCCTCCAAAGTTCAAAAAACCAATGTTCGTATTGTTGCTGCTACAAATGTGAATATGTTTGAAGCCATTAAAAAAGGAAAATTCAGAGAAGACCTGTATTATCGGCTTAGTACGGTAGAAATTCTACTCCCCCCTCTACGAGAAAGAAAAGGAGACATCCATCTCCTCTTTAGAAAATTTGCTGCCGATTTTGCTATTAAATACAAAATGCCAACTATACGCCTAAATGACGAAGCAGTTATATTACTGGAAAAGTATCACTGGAGTGGAAATATCCGACAATTACGCAACATTGCAGAGCAAATCTCAGTCCTTGAACAAAACAGAGCTATTAACGCTCCTACCTTAAATGGGTATCTGCCGAATATTGGAAGTACATTACCCGCAGTAGTTTCTTCCACTAAAAGCGAAAGCGATTTTAGCAACGAAAGAGAAATTCTCTACAAAGTATTATTCGATATGAAAAGCGATTTAAATGATCTGAAAAAGCTGACTATGGAATTAATGCAAAGTGGCAATTCTCAACAAGTACAAAAAGAAAATGAAGGGTTAATTCAAAAAATATACGGAAATAACGAGGAACCGGTTCATTTTCAAGAACCTACACCCCCTACCCCTGAAGTTTTGGAAATCTCTTCTCACACGCCAATTACTACCAAAGAAGAAGACAAATATCACTTTGCAGAGGAAATTGAGGAAGAAGAAGCACTATCTCTTCAAGATATAGAATTAGAGCTCATTAAAAAATCCCTGGAAAGACACAAGGGAAAACGAAAAGCCGCTGCAGAAGAATTAGGAATTAGCGAACGTACTTTATATCGAAAAATAAAACAATACAATCTATAA
- a CDS encoding M15 family metallopeptidase, with amino-acid sequence MNKWIVLIVLGCLISCKEEKKTSVKEQNMITEAIEKIILVGEKIAKKTTREAEVIQVRENRRNRLLHLDDEAFVAIRELSDGFAYDIKYATPDNFLKKAVYSCGECYIRGVVAKALIAANMDFNKQGYRIKFYDCYRPLSVQKKMWKIFPNPGYVANPKGGSVHNRGAAVDISLEYMSGKPVDMGSSYDHFGKESRHSYTGFSDRILKNRKILRQGMEKHGFETIRSEWWHYNYPPKHRFKVADFQWSCN; translated from the coding sequence ATGAATAAATGGATTGTTTTAATTGTTTTGGGGTGTTTGATTTCTTGTAAAGAAGAGAAAAAAACATCAGTCAAAGAGCAGAATATGATAACAGAGGCTATAGAGAAAATCATTTTGGTTGGGGAAAAAATAGCTAAAAAAACTACCCGGGAGGCAGAAGTAATACAGGTCAGAGAAAACAGAAGAAATCGGTTGTTACATCTCGATGATGAAGCATTTGTGGCAATCAGGGAATTGTCTGATGGTTTTGCGTATGATATTAAATATGCAACCCCTGATAATTTTTTGAAAAAAGCCGTGTATTCATGTGGAGAGTGTTATATCAGAGGAGTGGTTGCGAAAGCTCTAATCGCTGCTAATATGGATTTTAATAAGCAAGGATATAGAATTAAATTCTATGATTGTTATCGTCCATTGAGTGTGCAGAAAAAAATGTGGAAAATCTTTCCTAACCCTGGCTATGTAGCTAATCCTAAAGGAGGATCTGTGCATAATAGAGGAGCAGCAGTTGATATCTCATTAGAATACATGTCGGGAAAACCAGTAGACATGGGAAGTTCATATGATCATTTTGGGAAAGAATCAAGGCACTCTTATACAGGTTTTTCTGATCGTATTCTGAAAAACAGAAAAATATTAAGACAAGGAATGGAAAAACACGGATTTGAAACCATTCGATCCGAATGGTGGCACTATAACTACCCTCCAAAACATCGTTTTAAAGTAGCAGATTTTCAATGGTCATGTAATTAA
- the groL gene encoding chaperonin GroEL (60 kDa chaperone family; promotes refolding of misfolded polypeptides especially under stressful conditions; forms two stacked rings of heptamers to form a barrel-shaped 14mer; ends can be capped by GroES; misfolded proteins enter the barrel where they are refolded when GroES binds) has protein sequence MAKDIKFDIEARDGIKRGVDALANAVKVTLGPKGRNVIISKSFGGPTVTKDGVSVAKEIELEDALENMGAQMVKEVASKTNDLAGDGTTTATVLAQAIVKEGLKNVAAGANPMDLKRGIDKAVEAITADLVKQSKEVGSSSEKIKQVASISANNDEVIGDLIAQAFSKVGKEGVITVEEAKGTDTYVDVVEGMQFDRGYLSPYFVTDSEKMTADLETPYILLYDKKISSMKDLLPILEPVAQTGKPLLIIAEDVDGEALATLVVNKLRGALKIAAVKAPGFGDRRKAMLEDIAILTGGTVISEERGFTLENATIEHLGTAEKVAIDKDNTTVVNGSGDEELIKNRVNQIKAQIETTTSDYDKEKLQERLAKLAGGVAVLYVGAASEVEMKEKKDRVDDALHATRAAVEEGIVAGGGVALVRAKTTLGSITTENADEATGIQIVNRAVESPLRTIVENAGGEGSVVISKVIEGKDDYGYDAKSEAYVNMLDAGIIDPKKVTRVALENAASVSGMILTTECALIDIKEDAPAAGGGMPPMGGGMPGMM, from the coding sequence ATGGCAAAAGATATAAAATTTGACATAGAAGCACGTGACGGTATTAAACGTGGTGTTGACGCATTAGCCAATGCAGTAAAAGTAACATTAGGACCTAAAGGACGTAATGTAATTATCAGTAAATCATTCGGAGGACCAACTGTAACTAAAGATGGAGTTTCTGTAGCTAAAGAAATCGAATTAGAAGATGCTTTAGAAAATATGGGAGCTCAAATGGTAAAGGAAGTAGCCTCTAAGACAAATGATCTTGCCGGAGATGGTACTACTACAGCAACAGTACTTGCACAAGCTATCGTAAAAGAAGGATTAAAAAATGTTGCTGCCGGAGCAAATCCTATGGATTTAAAAAGAGGAATTGATAAAGCTGTAGAAGCGATTACTGCCGATTTAGTAAAACAATCCAAAGAAGTAGGTAGTTCTTCTGAGAAAATCAAACAAGTTGCCTCTATCTCTGCCAATAACGATGAAGTAATCGGAGACCTTATTGCACAAGCATTTAGCAAAGTTGGAAAAGAAGGAGTAATCACTGTAGAAGAAGCAAAAGGTACAGATACTTATGTAGATGTAGTAGAAGGAATGCAATTCGACAGAGGATACCTTTCTCCATATTTTGTGACAGATAGTGAAAAAATGACAGCTGATCTGGAAACACCATATATCCTTTTATACGACAAGAAGATTTCTTCTATGAAAGATCTTCTTCCTATTCTAGAACCTGTTGCTCAAACAGGAAAACCTCTTTTAATTATTGCAGAAGATGTAGACGGAGAAGCATTAGCAACACTTGTGGTAAACAAACTACGTGGAGCATTAAAAATTGCTGCTGTTAAGGCTCCTGGTTTTGGAGACAGACGTAAAGCAATGCTTGAAGATATCGCTATCTTAACCGGAGGAACTGTAATCTCCGAAGAGCGTGGATTCACTTTGGAAAATGCTACCATTGAACACCTTGGTACTGCTGAAAAAGTAGCTATAGACAAAGACAATACAACTGTGGTAAATGGTTCTGGTGATGAAGAATTAATTAAAAACAGAGTAAACCAAATCAAAGCTCAGATAGAAACAACAACTTCTGACTACGATAAGGAAAAACTACAGGAGCGTCTAGCTAAATTAGCAGGTGGTGTAGCTGTATTATACGTTGGTGCTGCTTCTGAAGTAGAAATGAAAGAAAAGAAAGACCGTGTAGATGATGCATTGCATGCTACAAGAGCTGCTGTAGAAGAAGGTATCGTTGCCGGAGGTGGAGTTGCCTTAGTACGTGCTAAAACAACTTTAGGTAGCATTACAACTGAAAATGCTGATGAAGCTACAGGAATTCAAATTGTAAACCGTGCAGTTGAGTCTCCATTGAGAACGATTGTAGAAAATGCAGGAGGAGAAGGATCTGTAGTAATTTCAAAAGTAATCGAAGGTAAAGATGATTACGGATACGATGCTAAATCAGAAGCATATGTAAATATGTTGGATGCTGGTATTATCGATCCTAAAAAAGTAACGAGAGTTGCCCTGGAAAATGCTGCTTCAGTATCAGGAATGATCCTGACTACAGAATGTGCATTAATTGACATAAAAGAAGACGCTCCTGCTGCAGGTGGCGGAATGCCTCCAATGGGAGGAGGAATGCCTGGAATGATGTAA
- a CDS encoding LptE family protein, which yields MKKLFYLILGVIGIFLLQGCGAYSFSGISISPETKTFQVNFFQNQSARVIPGADQTFTNQLQDLILNQTNLNLVSADGDIVYEGEIVEDRVSPNTATSAITAAQNRLTISVNVRFYDTNDPKQDLEQRFSFFFDYPASSSEDSVRDEAIQIIYERITQDVFNATLAKW from the coding sequence ATGAAAAAACTATTTTATCTCATACTCGGAGTTATTGGCATCTTTTTACTACAGGGATGTGGGGCTTATTCTTTTAGTGGAATATCAATCAGCCCTGAGACCAAAACTTTTCAAGTTAATTTTTTTCAAAATCAATCTGCCCGAGTAATTCCCGGAGCAGATCAGACGTTCACCAATCAATTACAAGATCTCATTCTAAATCAGACGAATCTTAACCTGGTAAGCGCCGATGGAGATATTGTATATGAAGGGGAAATTGTAGAGGATCGTGTTTCACCTAACACTGCAACTTCTGCTATTACAGCTGCACAAAACAGGCTTACTATATCGGTTAATGTCCGGTTTTATGACACAAATGATCCAAAACAAGACCTGGAACAACGCTTCTCTTTTTTCTTTGACTACCCGGCTTCTTCCTCAGAAGATTCTGTACGAGATGAAGCAATACAGATCATATACGAACGTATCACGCAAGACGTATTCAATGCTACTTTAGCAAAATGGTAA
- a CDS encoding efflux RND transporter periplasmic adaptor subunit — MRKYSVYIGILIIGIGIGYVLFGKRAAVASEGVKEHKHTEKEQMWTCSMHPQIMQPEPGDCPICGMDLIPADQTTDGLTSGQFRMTENAMALANIETSVIGKDALTEGVIKLSGVITENEEENAVQTAHFSGRIEKLYVKYTGETVRNGQLLALIYSPELVAAQQELLTAVSLKSAQPALYEAVRKKLASWKLTATQIEEIERSGKVKSNFPVYANVSGVVTEKNIEVGDHLKEGQAMFRIANLNTVWGAFDAYENMISSLKIGQKVIVRTHAFPEESLEATVSFINPVLDKKTRTVTVRVLLKNKDERLKPGMFIEGVIKKNETAKQGGEAILIPKSAVLWTGKRSVVYVKPEHKQAVFEMREVVLGALSGDDYIVISGVSEGEEIVVNGTFTVDASAQLQGKYSMMNRKEEKKKEENIITPVFSEVFQQEMQQIINGYIQVKDALIKGDYQLIKDAGVKNLEVFDNVKTTDFSEKEKGLVSQLKKKTAKITTATALGVQQKEFKKLSDAMIEITEGFDQKGRTLFVQFCPMGDENRGAKWLSYEDEVMNPYFAGEMLRCGSVVDTLQKQ, encoded by the coding sequence ATGAGAAAGTATAGTGTATATATAGGTATTTTGATTATAGGAATCGGTATCGGATATGTTTTGTTTGGGAAGAGAGCAGCTGTTGCTTCAGAAGGAGTAAAAGAACATAAACATACAGAAAAGGAACAGATGTGGACTTGTTCAATGCATCCGCAAATTATGCAGCCGGAACCTGGAGATTGTCCAATATGCGGAATGGATCTGATTCCAGCAGATCAAACAACAGATGGGTTGACTTCTGGTCAGTTTAGAATGACTGAAAATGCAATGGCGCTAGCTAATATAGAGACCAGTGTCATCGGGAAAGATGCATTGACTGAAGGGGTGATAAAACTATCAGGAGTAATTACAGAAAATGAAGAAGAAAATGCAGTGCAGACGGCCCATTTTTCCGGCAGGATCGAAAAACTATATGTTAAGTATACGGGGGAGACAGTTCGTAACGGACAATTGTTAGCTTTGATCTATTCTCCAGAATTAGTAGCAGCTCAACAAGAATTGCTCACGGCAGTTTCTTTAAAGTCGGCGCAGCCTGCTCTGTATGAGGCGGTAAGGAAAAAACTTGCATCTTGGAAGCTTACAGCCACGCAAATAGAAGAAATAGAACGTTCCGGAAAGGTGAAAAGCAACTTTCCGGTATATGCAAATGTATCTGGAGTTGTCACTGAAAAAAATATAGAAGTTGGAGATCACTTAAAAGAGGGGCAGGCAATGTTTAGAATTGCGAATCTCAATACGGTTTGGGGAGCTTTTGATGCGTATGAAAATATGATTTCGTCTCTAAAAATAGGGCAAAAAGTAATCGTTAGAACTCATGCATTTCCTGAAGAATCACTAGAAGCTACAGTTTCTTTTATAAACCCTGTGTTAGATAAAAAAACAAGAACAGTAACTGTAAGAGTGTTGTTAAAAAATAAAGACGAGCGATTAAAACCCGGAATGTTTATAGAAGGAGTTATCAAAAAAAATGAAACGGCGAAACAGGGAGGAGAAGCGATTTTGATACCTAAAAGTGCCGTTTTATGGACAGGGAAACGATCCGTAGTATATGTTAAACCAGAACACAAACAAGCTGTTTTTGAAATGAGGGAAGTAGTTTTAGGGGCGTTATCAGGGGATGACTATATAGTGATTTCAGGAGTGTCAGAAGGAGAAGAAATTGTAGTTAATGGAACATTTACAGTGGATGCCTCTGCTCAGTTACAGGGAAAATATTCTATGATGAACAGAAAAGAGGAAAAGAAAAAAGAAGAAAATATAATAACTCCGGTTTTTAGTGAAGTTTTTCAGCAGGAAATGCAACAGATAATAAATGGATATATTCAGGTTAAAGATGCGCTTATTAAAGGAGATTACCAGTTAATTAAAGATGCAGGGGTAAAAAATCTGGAGGTTTTTGATAATGTTAAAACCACAGATTTTTCAGAAAAAGAGAAAGGCTTGGTGAGTCAATTAAAAAAGAAAACAGCAAAAATAACAACAGCAACAGCATTGGGAGTGCAGCAGAAAGAATTTAAAAAGCTCTCGGATGCTATGATAGAAATTACAGAGGGATTTGATCAGAAAGGACGCACGCTGTTTGTTCAATTTTGTCCAATGGGAGATGAAAACAGAGGAGCTAAATGGCTTAGTTATGAAGATGAAGTGATGAACCCATATTTTGCAGGAGAAATGCTTAGATGTGGGAGTGTGGTAGATACTTTGCAGAAGCAATAA
- a CDS encoding heavy metal translocating P-type ATPase: MIETYYIQGMSCNGCRSHVEKLLREVSGVREVTVELENGKAVIEMDDPIMIADFQKALQKDTDRYLITQEKETKACCNTSAPEVKKKGEGTGVFYCPMYCEGDKTYTKMGDCPVCGMDLVEEVKTKVVLYTCTEHPEIKEESPGYCPLCKKELVVLEEVSSEEKNYQLLSKKMWIAVICTLPVFCIAMSDMIPQNPLMKLLRGTQWNWIQLLLSIPVVFYAARMFFERAYKSLRNRHYNMFTLIGIGAGSAWVFSVLVVIFPQLIPMDFKTATGEVHVYFEATTVILTLALLGQLLEAKAHSKTNNAIKELLKLVPNTAYRIINGNEEIIGIDKIVLGDILRVKPGDRIPVDGILTDGSTIVDEAMITGEAIPVQKEKGDVLHSGTVNGKQSFLMQATRVGEETLLAQIIEMVNNAGKSKAPIQKLADRISGYFVPVVVGVAFITAIIWGIYGPEPSVVYGFINAIAVLIIACPCALGLATPMSVMVGVGKGAQSGVLVKNAEVLEKMTAIDTLVVDKTGTLTEGSPSVVQIVWEASTKKEELLSVLFAVNQHSEHPLGAAISQYAKEKGAEKRAVRDFEAVIGKGVIAMVSNQSVYVGNLELMEEYGVAVSDRIKEVALKEQKKGRTVSYVAVAKKIEGIIILEDLIKAGAKEEIEKLKQKGISVVMLTGDHEKTANAVAKKLGEIPCKANMLPQDKLAYIDELQKKGQIVAMAGDGINDAPALAKSDIGIAMGTGTDVAIESASVTLVKGDLSGIDKAYVLSKKVMKNVKQNLFFAIVYNAVGIPIAAGVLYPFFGVLLSPMIAALAMSFSSVSVIGNALRLQKIRL, encoded by the coding sequence ATGATCGAAACCTATTACATACAGGGAATGAGCTGTAATGGCTGTAGAAGTCATGTAGAAAAACTGTTGAGAGAAGTTTCGGGGGTTAGAGAAGTTACAGTTGAGTTAGAAAACGGGAAAGCTGTAATAGAAATGGATGATCCGATCATGATCGCTGACTTTCAGAAAGCATTACAAAAAGATACTGACAGATATCTGATAACACAGGAAAAAGAAACGAAAGCATGTTGTAATACTTCTGCTCCCGAAGTCAAAAAGAAAGGAGAAGGAACGGGGGTTTTTTACTGTCCGATGTATTGCGAAGGAGATAAGACATATACGAAAATGGGAGACTGCCCGGTATGTGGAATGGATCTGGTAGAAGAAGTGAAGACCAAAGTCGTCTTGTATACCTGTACGGAGCATCCAGAGATTAAGGAGGAGTCTCCAGGTTATTGCCCTTTGTGTAAGAAAGAATTAGTGGTGTTAGAAGAGGTCTCCTCTGAGGAGAAGAATTACCAGTTGCTTTCTAAAAAAATGTGGATAGCAGTTATCTGCACACTTCCTGTTTTTTGTATTGCAATGTCCGATATGATTCCTCAGAATCCTTTGATGAAACTGTTAAGAGGTACGCAATGGAACTGGATACAATTATTATTGTCGATTCCTGTCGTGTTTTATGCGGCAAGGATGTTTTTTGAAAGAGCTTATAAATCCTTGCGAAATCGTCATTATAACATGTTTACCTTGATCGGGATTGGAGCAGGTAGTGCCTGGGTTTTTAGTGTGTTAGTAGTGATATTTCCTCAGCTAATCCCAATGGACTTTAAGACAGCTACCGGAGAGGTACATGTCTATTTTGAGGCAACGACTGTAATATTGACATTAGCATTGTTAGGTCAGCTGCTGGAAGCTAAAGCACATAGCAAGACTAATAATGCGATAAAAGAATTATTAAAACTAGTTCCTAATACAGCATATCGAATTATAAATGGAAATGAAGAGATCATTGGGATAGACAAGATTGTTCTGGGAGATATTTTAAGAGTCAAACCAGGAGATAGAATTCCTGTTGATGGAATACTAACTGATGGAAGTACTATTGTAGATGAAGCTATGATCACAGGAGAAGCGATTCCGGTACAGAAAGAGAAAGGAGATGTATTGCACTCAGGGACGGTTAATGGAAAACAATCGTTTCTGATGCAGGCGACCAGAGTAGGAGAGGAAACCTTGTTAGCGCAGATTATAGAGATGGTTAATAATGCGGGTAAAAGTAAAGCTCCTATTCAGAAATTAGCAGATAGAATTTCTGGATATTTTGTTCCGGTAGTTGTGGGAGTCGCTTTTATTACAGCAATAATTTGGGGGATTTATGGACCAGAACCTTCAGTTGTATATGGATTTATCAATGCGATAGCAGTGCTTATTATAGCGTGTCCTTGCGCATTGGGATTAGCTACTCCTATGTCTGTAATGGTTGGAGTAGGGAAAGGAGCGCAGTCAGGAGTACTGGTCAAAAATGCCGAAGTACTGGAAAAAATGACTGCTATAGATACATTGGTAGTGGATAAAACAGGAACTCTTACAGAAGGAAGTCCATCTGTTGTTCAGATAGTGTGGGAGGCAAGCACAAAAAAAGAAGAACTGCTCTCGGTTTTATTTGCTGTCAACCAACATAGTGAACATCCTCTGGGGGCAGCTATTTCACAATACGCAAAAGAGAAAGGTGCAGAAAAAAGAGCTGTAAGAGATTTTGAAGCGGTAATAGGGAAAGGAGTGATAGCTATGGTGTCAAACCAGTCTGTATATGTTGGAAACCTCGAGTTAATGGAAGAGTATGGGGTTGCTGTATCAGACCGTATTAAAGAGGTAGCATTGAAAGAACAGAAAAAGGGACGTACGGTATCTTATGTAGCGGTAGCGAAAAAAATAGAAGGAATTATCATTTTGGAAGACCTCATAAAAGCAGGAGCAAAAGAAGAAATTGAAAAACTAAAACAAAAAGGAATCAGTGTTGTAATGCTTACTGGGGATCACGAAAAAACAGCTAATGCAGTTGCTAAAAAACTTGGAGAAATCCCTTGTAAAGCCAATATGTTGCCCCAGGATAAACTCGCATATATAGACGAATTACAAAAGAAAGGACAGATTGTGGCAATGGCAGGAGATGGGATTAATGATGCTCCTGCATTGGCTAAAAGCGATATAGGAATTGCAATGGGAACCGGAACAGATGTAGCGATAGAAAGTGCTTCTGTTACATTAGTTAAGGGTGATTTATCAGGGATTGATAAAGCCTATGTGTTAAGTAAAAAAGTGATGAAAAATGTTAAACAAAATCTGTTTTTTGCTATTGTGTATAATGCTGTGGGAATCCCAATAGCAGCAGGGGTTTTATATCCTTTTTTTGGTGTTTTACTATCCCCAATGATTGCTGCTTTGGCAATGAGTTTCAGTTCTGTTTCTGTGATAGGAAATGCATTAAGGTTGCAAAAAATAAGATTGTAA
- the secG gene encoding preprotein translocase subunit SecG, with protein MTTFSIFLILIVIVSFLLVVVIMVQNPKGGGLSSSFGGGGTQQLGGVKKTTDFLDKSTWALATLLLVLILLSNIDLMNGSSVPESKVDTENVQLETPQTPSTEENNAE; from the coding sequence ATGACAACTTTTTCAATTTTTTTAATCCTGATCGTTATCGTATCATTTTTGCTAGTTGTTGTAATCATGGTACAAAATCCTAAAGGAGGAGGGTTATCTTCATCTTTTGGAGGCGGTGGTACACAGCAATTAGGTGGTGTAAAAAAAACAACTGATTTCTTAGATAAAAGTACATGGGCACTTGCAACACTGTTGTTAGTCCTAATCTTATTATCTAACATAGACTTAATGAATGGATCTTCTGTTCCTGAGTCTAAAGTAGATACAGAAAATGTACAACTAGAAACACCTCAGACACCTTCTACAGAAGAAAACAATGCTGAATAG